One window from the genome of Rhizoctonia solani chromosome 15, complete sequence encodes:
- a CDS encoding Retrotransposable element Tf2 protein produces the protein MKSSAKEWVECCPTCQANCRAHAPVIALKPLEVPPFPFHTISYDFITGFPKSSGHNAILVVIDSFSKFGHFIPTTKKITAKGLADLFTTHFLKALYQQLGIKPSFSSAYHLESDGQTERVNQFIEFYLRSYVAANHSDWATWLPLAEYAYNNAKHAATRKTPFELVYGRNPVMNPSNIPANVPEADAVADTLAREWKEAEAALRMSKERMSRNQGIVPEYSIGKRVWLDGRNVELRTNSNKLDPKQLGPFKVIEKISSHAYRLELPESLKIHNVFYVGLLSRSHKSPSQPFPERPPPETIEGEEEYEVEQIIDSKRQKGKWFYLIKWKGYGPEDNSWEPEELLDHSQEEIKRFNQARLRKACDAAKSL, from the exons atgaagtcatccgccaaagaatgggtggaatgttgtcctacctgccaagccaattgtCGCGCCCATGCCCCTGTTATTGCCCTGAagcccttagaagttccccccttcccattccacacaatatcctatgacttcattacAGGATTTCCCAAATCTAGCGGGCACAACGCAATCCTGGTGGTAATTGattccttttccaaatttggccatttcatCCCGACCACAAAGAAGAtcacagccaagggcctAGCAGACCTGTTCACTACCCAC TTCCTCAAAGCCCTTTACCAACAATTGGGAATCAAACCTTCCTTCTCATCGGCTTATCACCTGGAATcagatggccaaacagaacgagttaaccaattcattgagttttACCTCAGGTCATACGTAGCAGCCAATCACTCAGACTGGGCTACTTGGCTCCCcttggcagaatatgcgtacaataatgccaaacatgCCGCCACCaggaaaaccccctttgaactggtttatggaagaaacccagTAATGAACCCGTCAAACATCCCAGccaatgtaccagaagcagacgcTGTAGCAGATACCCTAGcccgggaatggaaggaggcgGAAGCAGCCCTGAGGATGagcaaagaacggatgaGCAGGAATCAAGGAATTGTGCCGGAATACTCAATAGGCAAAAGGGTTTGGCTAGATGGGAGGAATGTTGAACttaggaccaattcaaacaagctagaccccaagcaacttggccccttcaaagtcattgagaaaatctctagccacgcctaccgcctagagTTACCGGAATCTCTGAAGATCCATAACGTGTTCTATGTGGGATTATTATCTAGGAGCcacaaatccccaagtcagccttttccagaaagaccccctcctgaaacaatagaaggggaagaagaatatgaggttgaacaaatcattgactctaagCGACAaaagggaaaatggttttacttgattaaatggaaagggtatggaccagaggacaattcatgggaacctgAAGAACTGCTGGatcacagccaggaagagatcaagcgcttcaaccaagctagactcagaaaggcttgtgacgccgccaagagcctttaa